The DNA segment AATTTGAGTAATTGTGCGAGTACGCTTTATTGAGTTCAGCCAAAAGCGGCACAAGGGGGACCATTTTAACGTTCACTGCCGAGTCGGCACGAGCCGCCAAATAAAGAAGTAGCTGCCGTACGCATGCTATTGgttcgatattttttatttgtcccGTTCCTGTCTCATGtcgatttaattattaatgacttcgcttttatatgaatatttctaatatttgaATCGGCTAATGAAAGCCGAACGTTGCTACATGAGAGGCgtaaacaatttttgaaatgttGTGTGCCGATCTTACTTGGGGCATTAATCAGGGAGCGAGGTGGGTATTTCTAGATCTCAATAGTAACTACATTGTTCTTCTCGTCTGTTCGAGATTTGTGGTACGGTGCTATCGTGTAGCGTGCGATATAATAGATATGGACGATTGTGAATGATTTTTATCCCATTTTTTAGCTTTTATAACGTTTGCTAAAGATCTCTAAGAGAATTTCATAACACGTTCCTACGTCATTTCTCTCTCACACGGTGTAATTGACGAAAGTTAagagtttttaaatagttgCTCACGTATTCATAgattaatttcaatacgaACGTGTCCGAAACTATTTTTTCAAATGCTATTATATTTGCTATGCTATGCTATTTCCGATcgctttcaatttatttacgaTTAACGGTTTTTAACTTGAAAGATGAGccaattctttattaaatccACGCAACCTAGAGATGCAATATTGGTTTCGGCCACGATATATGTATTTGCCATTGTTCTTTGTCACTAATGAGATACGGGTATCGAAAACTTAGGCGAGtcttgttttattgttttctgaattatgaaaattattctCCTTCACATGGAAAACGAGCACCGTTTGGTTCGGATGGTTTTTCGTTTAAGAATTCCGAAACGAGTGCCATAACGACTCGCGAATTCAGATCGACGGCCTAATTTGTCCGGTTCCAATCTGTTTCGTGCCCACGGCGGTCCCCTGCGGGCCCCCACCGGTGACCCTGACTTCGGTCGAAGCGCACATTCTAGTTAtgtacattttctattttattattcgctTTTGGGTTACATCAGCCgcgtttttctatttttacaggATTACATCGCGGCTGATCTCATCCAAATGTGTTATTGTAGAAATCTAGTTTGTAacaaattaacatatattattaaaatctaatgaTCTGaacatttgtattatttcttaCAAACAAACGAAAGGGAGTGGTGCAGAGATGAtgcaatttacaaaaaaatggcGCTCAGTTTTGGTAGCAATTTAATTAGGAAATCGTACCTACTCCAGTATCGCGACCGCATTTAGTCATTCGGACGACCGAATGCTCATCTCGCGAGACGTTCTCTTCGGAGATCTACTTGGGGATGTACTTGAGCAGTTTGATCTCGTGCGTGAGCCACACGGCCAGCGACAGCAGCAGCAGCGAGCCCGACTGATGCGAGGCGGCCAAGGGCGTCGGCACGTAGTGCAGCAGCGTCATCACACCCAGCGTGGCCTGCAACCAGGCGGCGGCGGCGACCGCGCCGGCCAGCCTCGACGCCGCCGGAGACAGCGGCGCCCGACGCGCCAGCAGCCCCACCGCCGTGGCCGCCAGCAGCGTGCTCACGCCCAGCACGCGGTGGTCCAGCTGCACCGTGCTAGGGTTCTCGGTGAAGTTGCGCAGGCGCGGCGTCAGCTGCCACGCGTCGTCGGGCACCCAGCGGTCGCCCATCTTCGGGAACGAGTTGTACACGAGCCCCGCGTCCAGCCCCGCCACGAAGGCGCCCGAGAGGGCCGTCACGAAGGCCATCGCTTTGACGAAGTGCGCGGCGACGGTCACCCGCGCCAGCTCGCCCACTCGGCGGGCGACCGCGAGCGAGGGCGCGGGGCGCAGCACGCGCAGGGCTCCGCTCAACAGCCCCGCGTACAGTAAGAAGGCCAGCCCCAAATGCGACGCCAGCCGGTACTGCGACACGCGCGGCACGTCCGAGGGGCCCTGGAACCGGTCCTCGAGGCCGGATTTCACCATGTACCACCCCATCAGACCCTGACGGTCGAAATAAACGGATACCGAGGGCGAGATCAAAGAGGGCTAATAGATGTTTAGATAGATCTGCGAACCGACCTGAGCCCCGACGAGCGCGCAGTACGCGGCCACCCTGATCTTCATGGGCCCGTCGAGTCGGCCCCGCAGCCAGAAGAAGGCGGCCGGAAGGAACACGGCGGCTCCGATGGCGCGGCCCCAAGTGCGGTGCGCGAATTCCATCCACCAGATCCATTTGAACTCGGACAGGCTCATGTTCATGTTCTTACTGGAATAGATGTGTGTTGTAATTTTGTCAAT comes from the Pieris rapae chromosome 3, ilPieRapa1.1, whole genome shotgun sequence genome and includes:
- the LOC110997693 gene encoding cytochrome c oxidase assembly protein COX15 homolog gives rise to the protein MIKLAQSCRCSQYLRVPSTLLSSTKKHGITTSRQLMTQTQYNVNKSFKISDIVKQNGVLARFCNTSPKQNTPKAVGYWLLGCSGMVFTAVVLGGVTRLTESGLSMVTWKLLGEKLPRTEEEWQREFETYQQFPEYKYKNMNMSLSEFKWIWWMEFAHRTWGRAIGAAVFLPAAFFWLRGRLDGPMKIRVAAYCALVGAQGLMGWYMVKSGLEDRFQGPSDVPRVSQYRLASHLGLAFLLYAGLLSGALRVLRPAPSLAVARRVGELARVTVAAHFVKAMAFVTALSGAFVAGLDAGLVYNSFPKMGDRWVPDDAWQLTPRLRNFTENPSTVQLDHRVLGVSTLLAATAVGLLARRAPLSPAASRLAGAVAAAAWLQATLGVMTLLHYVPTPLAASHQSGSLLLLSLAVWLTHEIKLLKYIPK